One genomic region from Listeria monocytogenes encodes:
- a CDS encoding universal stress protein, translating to MSAYKRILVGVDGSNEAEAALRRAVQFAKMDGATLGIGFVADVRRIAPLIDYEQTYAKKAKAYGEELVDMYKKEAEKAGVAHVETFVHFGTPKTTFNKKITRNFEPDLILVGATGLSATEQFILGSVSEYTAAHAPCDVIIVHAKPWRNRKTVEKL from the coding sequence ATGTCTGCTTACAAACGGATTCTTGTTGGTGTAGATGGATCAAATGAAGCGGAAGCCGCGCTAAGACGAGCTGTTCAATTTGCCAAAATGGATGGTGCTACGCTTGGTATTGGCTTTGTCGCGGATGTTCGTCGGATTGCACCATTAATCGATTATGAACAAACCTATGCCAAAAAAGCCAAAGCTTACGGAGAAGAATTAGTTGATATGTACAAAAAAGAAGCCGAAAAAGCTGGCGTAGCGCACGTTGAAACTTTTGTTCACTTTGGTACGCCAAAAACTACCTTCAATAAAAAAATAACGCGAAATTTTGAACCCGATTTAATTTTAGTTGGAGCAACTGGACTTTCGGCAACAGAACAATTTATTCTTGGTAGTGTTTCTGAATATACGGCCGCCCATGCACCTTGCGACGTTATTATTGTTCACGCAAAACCTTGGCGCAACAGAAAGACTGTCGAAAAACTCTAA